One segment of Vibrio mimicus DNA contains the following:
- the ruvC gene encoding crossover junction endodeoxyribonuclease RuvC — translation MSVILGIDPGSRVTGYGVIRQQGRHLIYLGSGCIRTSEQDLPLRLKQIYAGVSEIITQFQPDAFAIEQVFMAKNADSALKLGQARGSAIVAAVNAELPVYEYAARLIKQAVVGTGAADKSQVQHMVQQMLKLPGKPQADAADALGVAICHANTNKTLIALAGQATSARRGRYR, via the coding sequence ATGTCTGTCATTTTAGGGATAGATCCCGGCTCTCGAGTGACTGGGTATGGTGTGATTCGTCAACAAGGGCGACATCTTATCTATCTGGGGAGTGGCTGTATTCGAACTTCGGAACAAGATCTACCGCTTCGTTTAAAACAAATTTACGCGGGAGTGAGTGAAATCATCACCCAATTCCAACCTGATGCATTTGCCATTGAACAGGTGTTTATGGCAAAGAATGCCGATTCAGCATTAAAACTTGGTCAAGCCCGCGGCAGTGCGATTGTGGCGGCGGTGAACGCAGAACTTCCTGTTTATGAATATGCTGCCAGACTGATTAAACAAGCGGTCGTTGGTACGGGAGCAGCTGATAAAAGCCAAGTTCAACATATGGTGCAGCAGATGCTCAAACTGCCCGGTAAGCCCCAAGCCGATGCAGCAGATGCTTTAGGTGTTGCTATTTGTCATGCTAATACCAACAAAACTCTAATTGCATTGGCAGGGCAGGCAACGAGTGCGCGTAGAGGTCGTTATCGTTAA
- the ruvA gene encoding Holliday junction branch migration protein RuvA has translation MIGRLRGTLIEKLPPQILIEVGGIGYEVQMPMSCIYELPNIGEEAIIYTHFVVREDAQLLYGFNTVSERALFREVIKANGVGPKMGLAILSGMTANQFVSCVEKEDISTLIKLPGVGKKTAERLVVEMKDRLKGWGAGDLFTPATDAAPIDSVPALAQNAQEEAISALLALGYKPPQASKAVSQIAKAGMSCEELIREALKSMV, from the coding sequence GTGATTGGACGTCTTCGCGGTACGCTGATTGAAAAGTTACCTCCTCAAATTTTGATTGAGGTCGGTGGTATTGGCTATGAAGTGCAAATGCCGATGAGCTGTATTTATGAACTGCCGAATATTGGGGAAGAAGCCATCATTTATACCCACTTTGTAGTTCGAGAAGATGCACAGCTACTTTATGGCTTTAATACCGTTAGCGAACGCGCTCTGTTTCGTGAAGTAATCAAAGCCAATGGCGTAGGGCCGAAAATGGGGCTTGCGATCCTCTCTGGCATGACTGCCAATCAGTTTGTCAGTTGTGTTGAAAAAGAAGACATATCTACACTGATCAAACTACCGGGTGTTGGCAAGAAAACAGCAGAACGCTTGGTTGTAGAAATGAAAGACCGTCTAAAAGGATGGGGGGCTGGTGATCTCTTTACGCCAGCTACGGATGCGGCACCTATCGATTCCGTTCCTGCGCTTGCCCAAAATGCTCAAGAAGAAGCAATCAGTGCGCTTCTTGCATTGGGTTATAAACCGCCTCAAGCATCTAAAGCCGTGTCACAAATTGCGAAAGCGGGCATGAGCTGCGAAGAGTTGATCCGTGAAGCACTCAAATCTATGGTGTAA
- the cysS gene encoding cysteine--tRNA ligase, with translation MLKIYNSLTRQKEEFKPIVAGKVGMYVCGVTIYDLCHIGHGRTFVSFDVVARYLRYLGYDLTFVRNITDIDDKIIKRAAENAETCESLTERLIQEMYADFDALNIKRPDVEPRATAYIEEIIALVERLIERGFAYVADNGDVMFEVGKYDEYGKLSKQDLDQLQAGARVDVEAAKRSPLDFVLWKMSKPGEPTWESPWGPGRPGWHIECSAMNSSILGNHFDIHGGGSDLQFPHHENEIAQSCCAHGTQYVNTWMHSGMVMVDKEKMSKSLGNFFTIRDVLGHYDAETIRYFLMSGHYRSQLNYSEENLNQARASLERLYNALRGLDQTVPAAGGEEYLTRFTAAMNDDFNTPEAYSVLFDMAREINRLKSEDLTNASALGSLMRELADVIGILHQEPEAFFQGGAEDEESEQIEALIKLRNDSRAAKDWANADMARDKLNEMGIVLEDGPNGTTWRRK, from the coding sequence ATGTTGAAGATTTATAACTCACTCACAAGACAGAAAGAGGAATTTAAGCCAATCGTTGCCGGCAAAGTGGGCATGTATGTGTGTGGAGTCACCATTTATGATCTCTGTCATATCGGGCATGGACGGACATTTGTTTCTTTTGATGTCGTAGCACGTTATCTTCGCTACCTCGGTTATGATTTAACCTTTGTTCGTAACATCACCGACATCGATGACAAGATCATCAAACGTGCTGCAGAAAATGCAGAGACTTGTGAATCATTGACCGAACGTTTGATTCAGGAAATGTATGCCGATTTTGATGCACTAAACATCAAAAGACCGGATGTTGAACCGCGTGCAACCGCCTACATCGAAGAGATCATTGCTCTCGTTGAGCGCTTGATTGAGCGTGGATTTGCGTATGTTGCTGACAATGGCGATGTGATGTTTGAGGTTGGCAAATATGATGAATATGGAAAACTTTCAAAGCAAGATCTTGACCAGCTGCAAGCGGGTGCGCGTGTTGATGTAGAAGCGGCTAAGCGCAGTCCATTGGACTTCGTGTTGTGGAAAATGTCTAAGCCGGGCGAACCTACATGGGAATCGCCTTGGGGACCTGGTCGCCCAGGCTGGCATATCGAGTGCTCCGCGATGAACTCGTCCATTCTGGGGAATCATTTCGACATCCACGGTGGAGGTTCAGACTTGCAATTTCCGCATCATGAAAACGAAATCGCACAATCTTGCTGCGCTCATGGCACCCAATACGTCAACACATGGATGCACAGTGGCATGGTGATGGTAGACAAAGAGAAAATGTCTAAATCATTAGGCAATTTCTTTACCATTCGTGATGTTCTTGGTCATTATGATGCGGAAACGATTCGCTATTTCTTGATGTCAGGCCATTACAGAAGCCAATTGAACTACAGTGAAGAGAATCTCAACCAAGCACGCGCTTCGTTAGAGCGTCTTTACAATGCATTGCGTGGGTTAGATCAAACTGTGCCTGCCGCTGGTGGAGAAGAATATCTAACTCGTTTCACAGCTGCGATGAATGATGATTTCAATACTCCTGAAGCTTACTCAGTGCTGTTTGATATGGCGCGTGAAATTAACCGACTCAAAAGCGAAGATTTAACCAATGCCAGTGCTTTGGGCAGCTTGATGCGTGAGTTGGCTGACGTTATTGGTATACTTCACCAAGAACCAGAGGCATTCTTTCAAGGCGGCGCGGAAGATGAAGAGTCGGAGCAAATAGAAGCATTAATCAAGTTACGCAATGATTCTCGTGCCGCGAAAGATTGGGCTAATGCAGATATGGCGCGTGATAAGTTGAACGAGATGGGCATTGTTCTCGAAGATGGCCCTAACGGCACAACGTGGCGTCGTAAATAA
- the ompT gene encoding porin OmpT codes for MKKTLLALAVLAAAGSVNAAEILKSDAGTVDFYGQLRTELKFLEDKDATLGSGSSRAGVDANYTVNDSLALQGKVEFALKDSGDMYVRNHILGVKTNFGKFSFGKQWTTSDDVYGADYSYFFGGTGLRYGTLSDALHDSQIKYALEVENFWVKAGYGLTEDDSNQELAELFVGATFGDLAVHAGGGQNTDKKFAAGTTTVDVTNTYFEVTGEYTIGDALLGVTYYNAELDVNNNPLVIDEDAISVAGTYKVADKTTMYAGYEYVMQEANTGVDENGTLVYLGVEYKFASWARVYAEYGYGDGTTLGYTNKGSDADISAKTVDSSNNFGIGARIYW; via the coding sequence ATGAAAAAAACTCTATTAGCACTCGCAGTGCTTGCAGCAGCAGGCTCTGTAAACGCAGCTGAAATTCTAAAGTCAGATGCAGGCACCGTTGATTTCTACGGTCAGCTACGTACTGAATTGAAATTCCTAGAAGACAAAGACGCAACTCTTGGTTCTGGTTCTTCTCGTGCTGGTGTTGACGCAAACTACACCGTAAACGACAGCCTAGCTCTTCAAGGTAAAGTAGAATTTGCTCTGAAAGACAGCGGCGACATGTATGTTCGTAACCACATTCTTGGCGTAAAAACTAACTTCGGTAAGTTCAGCTTTGGTAAGCAATGGACTACATCTGATGACGTTTACGGCGCTGACTACTCTTATTTCTTCGGTGGTACAGGTCTTCGTTACGGCACTCTGTCAGATGCGCTGCATGATTCACAAATCAAGTATGCTCTAGAAGTTGAAAATTTCTGGGTTAAAGCTGGCTACGGCTTGACCGAAGATGATTCTAACCAAGAGTTAGCTGAACTGTTCGTAGGTGCAACTTTCGGTGACCTAGCGGTTCACGCTGGTGGTGGTCAGAATACTGACAAGAAATTTGCTGCAGGAACCACCACAGTTGACGTAACTAACACTTATTTTGAAGTGACGGGTGAATACACCATCGGTGATGCACTGCTTGGCGTGACTTACTACAACGCTGAGTTGGATGTTAACAATAATCCTCTAGTGATTGACGAAGATGCTATCTCTGTTGCTGGTACTTACAAAGTAGCGGACAAAACTACAATGTACGCTGGCTACGAGTACGTAATGCAAGAAGCGAACACTGGTGTAGACGAAAATGGTACTCTGGTTTACCTAGGCGTTGAATACAAGTTTGCAAGCTGGGCACGCGTATATGCTGAATACGGCTACGGTGACGGCACAACTCTGGGTTACACCAATAAAGGCTCTGACGCTGATATCAGTGCAAAAACCGTTGACAGTTCTAATAACTTCGGTATCGGTGCTCGTATCTACTGGTAA
- the cydA gene encoding cytochrome ubiquinol oxidase subunit I — protein sequence MIDVVDLSRLQFALTAMYHFLFVPLTLGMAFLLAIMESLYVMTDKQIYKDMTKFWGKLFGINFALGVATGLTMEFQFGTNWSYYSHYVGDIFGAPLAIEALVAFFLESTFVGLFFFGWDRLTKQQHLVVTWLVALGSNFSALWILVANGWMQNPVGSEFNFETMRMEMVSFAEVVLNPVAQVKFVHTVAAGYTTGAMFILGISAYYLLKGRDVAFARRSFAIAASFGMASILSVIVLGDESGYELGEVQRVKLAAIESEWHTQPAPASFTLFGIPNQEEMHTDYAIKIPYALGIIATRSLDEQVIGLRDLRDEHVERIRSGMYAYELLEKLRAGEKTPENIDAFDEVKQDLGYGLLLKRYTDKVTDATEEQIQAAADDSIPTVWPLFWSFRIMVACGFIMLFVFGAAFLQTCRQKIEQKKWVLKAALFSIPLPWIAVETGWFVAEYGRQPWAVGEILPVHVAASALSAGEIITSMLAILALYTIFLIAEVYLMVKFARKGPSSLKTGRYHFEQGEESVQDQVNRQVEA from the coding sequence ATGATCGATGTTGTTGATTTATCGCGGTTGCAGTTTGCTCTGACTGCGATGTATCACTTCCTGTTTGTTCCCCTCACTCTAGGGATGGCGTTTTTACTCGCTATCATGGAGTCACTCTATGTCATGACTGACAAACAGATTTACAAGGACATGACCAAATTCTGGGGTAAGTTGTTCGGGATTAACTTTGCTCTTGGTGTGGCGACAGGCCTTACCATGGAGTTCCAGTTTGGTACGAACTGGTCCTACTATTCTCATTATGTAGGTGACATTTTTGGTGCTCCGCTAGCTATCGAAGCCCTAGTCGCATTCTTCCTTGAATCTACATTTGTTGGTTTATTCTTCTTCGGATGGGACAGACTCACCAAACAGCAGCACTTAGTGGTGACTTGGCTGGTGGCGTTAGGCTCAAATTTCTCTGCACTGTGGATTCTGGTCGCAAATGGATGGATGCAAAACCCTGTTGGCTCAGAGTTCAACTTTGAAACCATGCGTATGGAAATGGTAAGTTTTGCCGAAGTGGTACTTAACCCAGTGGCACAGGTGAAATTTGTTCACACTGTGGCGGCAGGCTACACAACTGGTGCCATGTTCATACTTGGTATCAGTGCTTACTACTTATTGAAAGGCCGTGATGTTGCGTTTGCGCGTCGTTCTTTCGCGATTGCTGCGTCTTTTGGTATGGCTTCAATCCTGTCTGTTATCGTATTAGGTGATGAATCAGGTTATGAGCTTGGTGAAGTTCAGCGCGTTAAATTAGCGGCGATTGAATCGGAATGGCATACACAGCCAGCTCCAGCGTCATTCACCTTGTTTGGTATTCCAAATCAAGAAGAGATGCACACCGATTACGCGATTAAGATCCCATACGCTTTAGGTATCATTGCTACACGTTCTTTGGACGAACAAGTGATTGGTTTGCGTGATCTAAGAGATGAGCACGTAGAGCGTATCCGTAGTGGTATGTACGCTTATGAGTTACTTGAAAAACTCCGTGCTGGTGAAAAAACACCGGAAAACATTGATGCGTTCGATGAAGTGAAGCAAGACCTTGGTTATGGTCTGTTGCTGAAGCGCTACACCGATAAAGTGACAGACGCGACCGAAGAACAAATTCAAGCCGCAGCAGATGATTCTATCCCAACGGTTTGGCCTCTATTCTGGTCGTTCCGCATCATGGTAGCTTGTGGTTTCATCATGCTGTTCGTATTTGGTGCTGCGTTCTTACAAACATGTCGTCAAAAAATTGAACAGAAGAAATGGGTACTTAAAGCAGCGCTTTTCAGTATTCCATTACCTTGGATTGCTGTTGAAACCGGTTGGTTTGTTGCTGAATACGGCCGTCAACCATGGGCTGTTGGTGAAATTCTTCCAGTGCACGTTGCGGCTTCTGCCTTAAGTGCAGGAGAAATCATCACCTCAATGCTAGCTATTCTTGCTCTATATACGATTTTCCTGATTGCTGAAGTGTACTTAATGGTTAAATTCGCCCGTAAAGGCCCTAGCAGCCTAAAAACTGGACGTTACCATTTTGAACAAGGCGAAGAGTCTGTTCAGGATCAAGTCAACCGCCAAGTTGAAGCATAA
- a CDS encoding EAL and HDOD domain-containing protein: MKYSYVARQPILDRDKSTIGYELLFRDGPKNTFPDIDPEEATSRLLSDHFLTAHYSTLGNNLGFVNFPYQSLLNMVPTLFPVKSLVVEILEDCPPTEDLLNAVKKMAQLGYKMALDDFIPSNEWKAFLPYISIIKFDIRLFPIPKAKLFIDRLRSTKIEFLAEKVETYEEFELAKQAGFHYFQGYFFSKPEIIQRKALQPSFLTIVSLLKEVAKPEVDFAAIESIVAQDISLSYKLLTFVNSSATVSSKIQSFRQALVYLGQQKLRKFISLVAIASTQDSKPDYLYNLAILRAQFCEMLSERVSAKIAPGTGFLTGMFSVLDSLLDQPLDSIVEEMPIEEEVKMALTLGSGTLGQILALNKAYEMADWGLVTTLAQELNLPNDAPTECYIEAVKWTADLLGVQT; encoded by the coding sequence TTGAAGTACTCATACGTAGCTAGACAACCCATTCTGGACCGTGACAAAAGCACTATTGGATATGAGCTGCTATTTCGTGATGGGCCTAAAAACACGTTCCCTGATATCGACCCCGAGGAAGCCACAAGCCGACTGCTTTCTGACCATTTTTTAACTGCCCATTACAGCACTCTAGGCAACAATCTTGGGTTTGTTAATTTCCCATATCAAAGCCTACTGAATATGGTACCGACACTCTTTCCTGTCAAAAGCTTAGTCGTAGAGATCCTTGAAGATTGCCCTCCAACCGAAGACCTATTGAATGCCGTGAAAAAGATGGCGCAGCTTGGTTATAAGATGGCATTGGATGATTTTATTCCCAGTAATGAGTGGAAAGCTTTTCTGCCTTATATCTCAATCATCAAGTTTGATATTCGCTTATTTCCCATTCCAAAGGCAAAACTTTTCATCGATAGATTGCGCTCAACAAAAATTGAGTTTTTGGCCGAAAAGGTCGAAACCTATGAAGAATTTGAACTTGCCAAGCAAGCGGGCTTCCACTACTTCCAAGGGTATTTCTTCAGTAAGCCAGAAATAATTCAACGCAAGGCCTTACAGCCTTCTTTTCTTACCATCGTAAGTTTGTTGAAAGAAGTGGCAAAACCAGAAGTCGACTTTGCCGCAATTGAGTCGATAGTTGCCCAAGATATTTCTCTATCTTATAAGCTGCTGACCTTTGTCAATTCATCAGCCACTGTCAGTTCTAAAATTCAGTCGTTTAGGCAAGCATTAGTTTACTTAGGACAACAAAAGCTAAGAAAATTCATCTCCTTGGTCGCAATTGCTTCAACTCAAGATTCAAAACCTGACTACCTTTACAACCTCGCTATCCTACGGGCTCAATTTTGTGAAATGCTCAGTGAACGAGTTTCAGCCAAGATTGCTCCAGGAACAGGATTCCTGACAGGTATGTTCTCCGTTCTCGATAGTTTGCTTGATCAGCCCTTAGACTCCATCGTTGAAGAGATGCCTATTGAAGAAGAAGTCAAGATGGCTTTAACACTAGGAAGCGGCACTCTGGGGCAAATCCTCGCGCTCAACAAAGCGTATGAAATGGCAGATTGGGGCCTAGTCACGACCCTCGCACAAGAACTCAATTTACCTAACGATGCTCCGACAGAGTGCTACATCGAGGCCGTAAAATGGACCGCTGACCTACTGGGTGTACAGACCTAA
- a CDS encoding peptidylprolyl isomerase, giving the protein MITLHTNFGDIKIQLNFEKAPATSANFEQYCREGFYDNTLFHRVIDGFMIQGGGMTSGLREKETRDPIRNEANNGLSNKVGTIAMARTMDPHSASSQFFINVNNNTFLDFRSESRDGWGYCVFGEVVEGMDIVNKIKGVSTGSYGMHQDVPLDEMMITSTTIEA; this is encoded by the coding sequence ATGATCACCCTGCATACCAATTTTGGTGACATCAAAATCCAGCTCAACTTTGAAAAAGCGCCTGCAACTAGCGCAAATTTTGAGCAATACTGTCGTGAAGGTTTCTACGACAACACTCTTTTCCACCGTGTCATTGACGGTTTCATGATTCAAGGTGGCGGTATGACTTCGGGACTGCGTGAGAAAGAAACTCGCGATCCAATCCGTAATGAAGCGAACAACGGTCTGAGCAATAAAGTCGGTACCATTGCAATGGCGCGTACTATGGACCCACATTCAGCCAGTTCGCAATTCTTCATTAACGTGAATAACAACACTTTCCTCGACTTCCGTTCTGAGAGCCGTGACGGTTGGGGTTACTGTGTGTTTGGTGAAGTTGTTGAAGGTATGGATATTGTGAACAAAATCAAAGGTGTTAGCACTGGTTCTTACGGCATGCATCAAGACGTGCCGCTAGACGAAATGATGATCACTAGCACAACTATCGAAGCTTAA
- the ruvB gene encoding Holliday junction branch migration DNA helicase RuvB produces the protein MIEADRLIAPVNHTFKDEEVIDRAIRPKKLADYQGQDHVRDQMEIFIKAAQQREEALDHLLIFGPPGLGKTTLANIVANEMGVNIRTTSGPVLEKAGDLAALLTNLEENDVLFIDEIHRLSPMVEEVLYPAMEDYQLDIMIGEGPAARSIKIDLPPFTLIGATTRAGSLTSPLRDRFGIVQRLEYYNVADLQNIVQRSAHCLGLSMDSEGALEVARRARGTPRIANRLLRRVRDYAEVKGDGHICAQTADKALNMLDVDHQGFDYMDRKLLLAIMEKFSGGPVGLDNLAAAIGEEKDTIEDVLEPFLIQQGYLQRTPRGRIATDRAYLHFGLEK, from the coding sequence ATGATAGAAGCCGATCGTTTAATTGCCCCTGTTAACCACACCTTCAAAGATGAAGAAGTGATTGATAGGGCGATTCGTCCTAAAAAGCTTGCCGATTATCAAGGCCAAGACCATGTGCGAGATCAGATGGAAATATTCATCAAGGCCGCACAACAGCGTGAAGAGGCGTTAGATCATTTGCTGATTTTTGGACCTCCAGGACTTGGGAAAACGACTTTAGCGAACATTGTGGCCAATGAGATGGGGGTGAATATCCGTACCACTTCTGGTCCAGTGTTAGAAAAAGCGGGGGATTTAGCTGCTCTGTTGACGAACCTTGAAGAAAATGATGTCTTGTTTATTGATGAAATTCATCGTCTTAGCCCAATGGTAGAAGAAGTGCTTTATCCGGCAATGGAAGACTACCAATTGGACATCATGATAGGTGAAGGCCCTGCTGCACGTTCAATCAAAATCGATCTCCCGCCATTTACCTTGATTGGCGCAACAACCCGTGCTGGTTCGTTAACCTCACCATTACGTGATCGTTTCGGAATCGTGCAGCGTTTGGAGTATTACAATGTTGCTGACTTGCAGAACATTGTCCAACGCAGCGCTCACTGTCTTGGGCTTTCTATGGACAGTGAAGGTGCGCTTGAAGTGGCTCGCCGTGCTCGCGGTACGCCGCGAATTGCTAACCGCTTGTTACGTCGTGTCCGAGATTACGCGGAAGTCAAAGGCGATGGACACATTTGTGCGCAAACCGCAGATAAGGCACTCAACATGCTCGATGTTGATCACCAAGGGTTTGACTATATGGATAGAAAACTTTTGCTGGCGATTATGGAAAAGTTTTCTGGAGGTCCAGTTGGGTTAGATAACCTTGCCGCCGCGATTGGTGAAGAGAAAGATACGATAGAAGATGTTCTAGAGCCATTTCTCATTCAGCAAGGCTATTTACAACGAACTCCACGTGGTCGTATAGCCACAGATCGAGCATATCTGCACTTCGGCCTTGAAAAATAA
- a CDS encoding YchJ family metal-binding protein encodes MSCYCGSPLTYSTCCEPVHLNVQHAQSPEQLMRARFSAHVLKNVDFVINTYHSSCLAENDREAIRESVYSDWVRLEVVSSQMGESDLEGYVHFRAFLKQNGQEYCLEERSRFVKEQDIWFYIDGEFPNKIKQGRNDPCACGSGKKFKKCCG; translated from the coding sequence ATGTCCTGTTATTGCGGAAGCCCCCTTACTTACTCAACGTGTTGTGAGCCAGTCCATCTAAATGTGCAGCACGCGCAGTCTCCTGAGCAATTGATGCGGGCTCGATTTAGTGCGCACGTTTTAAAAAATGTAGATTTTGTCATCAACACTTATCACTCTTCTTGCCTAGCCGAAAATGATCGAGAAGCAATCCGTGAATCTGTATATAGCGACTGGGTACGCCTCGAAGTGGTTTCAAGCCAGATGGGAGAGTCAGACTTAGAAGGATATGTACACTTTCGTGCTTTTCTAAAACAAAATGGCCAAGAATACTGCCTGGAAGAACGCTCTCGCTTTGTGAAAGAACAAGACATCTGGTTTTATATCGATGGTGAATTTCCCAACAAGATCAAACAAGGAAGGAACGATCCTTGTGCCTGCGGTAGTGGTAAAAAATTCAAAAAGTGTTGTGGATAA
- the lpxH gene encoding UDP-2,3-diacylglucosamine diphosphatase: protein MHTLFISDLHLSPNRPDITDCFIHFMREEAARSDALYVLGDLFDFWIGDDDPTPFAKQIKMEFKQLTEQGIPCYFIKGNRDFLVGTRFAQETGIQLLPDEAVIDLYGQKAVVLHGDTLCTQDTRYLAFREKVHQPWLQRLFAMLPFFLRRKIVRKIQSDIREDKQHKSMMIMDVTPSEVLDVMLRHQVDLMIHGHTHRPAIHQIPIPPQHNKIRIVLGDWYNQSSVLVYSKVAGYALTSEPIKSSNN from the coding sequence ATGCATACACTATTTATTTCAGATCTCCATCTGTCACCTAATCGACCAGATATTACCGACTGCTTTATCCATTTTATGCGTGAAGAAGCAGCACGATCCGATGCTCTTTACGTGCTTGGTGACTTGTTTGATTTTTGGATTGGTGATGATGACCCCACCCCGTTTGCCAAGCAGATCAAAATGGAGTTTAAACAGCTCACGGAACAAGGGATCCCATGCTATTTCATCAAGGGTAATCGTGATTTTCTGGTCGGAACACGTTTCGCTCAAGAAACAGGTATACAACTTTTACCTGATGAAGCCGTCATCGATCTGTATGGTCAAAAAGCCGTAGTGCTACATGGGGACACACTTTGCACCCAAGATACTCGCTACCTTGCTTTCCGAGAGAAGGTTCATCAACCTTGGTTGCAGCGTCTGTTTGCAATGCTGCCATTTTTTCTACGCCGCAAAATCGTGCGAAAAATTCAATCGGACATCCGAGAGGACAAACAACACAAATCAATGATGATCATGGATGTAACACCAAGTGAAGTGTTGGATGTGATGCTACGTCACCAAGTTGATTTAATGATCCACGGACATACCCATCGACCCGCTATACATCAAATTCCTATCCCCCCTCAACACAACAAAATTCGAATTGTTTTAGGTGATTGGTACAACCAAAGTTCCGTCTTGGTCTATTCTAAAGTAGCTGGCTATGCATTAACTTCTGAACCAATAAAAAGTAGTAACAATTAA
- a CDS encoding DUF2057 family protein — protein MKLNPLIVGLMLSFSASYALADVTLKVPENIDLLSVNMQKPKTEGGLFGDKTVTLKDGINQIVFRYIPTFDVGDDVKKVHSDAIIAKFESQNEELSFQLPNYRTMKEANEKISGLEWQLIRQDGQSITVVEDKLLNPGVQWGRNYSQEATEYNQNGGIAAIGYLNVVVANNAQLAATKPQTIATDVSAAGNAEASNNLVQLQLWYSKASKEERKAFKKWMVDQE, from the coding sequence ATGAAACTCAACCCATTGATTGTAGGACTAATGTTGTCATTCTCGGCTAGCTATGCACTAGCTGATGTCACACTGAAAGTGCCGGAAAATATTGATTTACTCTCTGTGAATATGCAAAAACCGAAAACAGAGGGTGGTTTATTTGGCGATAAAACAGTCACATTAAAGGATGGTATAAATCAGATTGTCTTTCGCTACATCCCTACTTTTGATGTTGGTGACGATGTTAAAAAAGTACATAGTGATGCGATCATTGCAAAGTTTGAGAGTCAGAATGAAGAGCTGAGCTTCCAGCTACCTAACTATCGAACAATGAAAGAAGCGAACGAAAAAATCTCCGGTCTGGAATGGCAGTTGATCAGGCAAGATGGGCAGAGTATCACTGTTGTGGAAGATAAGTTGCTTAACCCAGGGGTACAGTGGGGGCGTAACTATAGCCAAGAAGCGACGGAATACAACCAAAATGGCGGTATCGCAGCCATTGGTTATCTTAATGTTGTTGTTGCCAATAATGCACAATTAGCGGCCACTAAACCGCAAACTATTGCGACTGATGTTTCAGCAGCGGGAAATGCTGAAGCATCAAATAACCTTGTTCAATTACAGTTATGGTATAGCAAAGCCTCTAAAGAAGAGCGCAAAGCGTTCAAAAAATGGATGGTTGACCAAGAATAA